In Ruminiclostridium josui JCM 17888, the genomic window TGCGAATTCTAACATGATCCAAATAGGAATTAAAACTCTCACCAGTTCCGCTTCTGAAAATTCTTCCAAGATATGAGCTGTTATAGCAAAAAATCTTAGCAAGGGATTCTAGCTTCAAGTCCTTGGAATAATTGGCTTCAATATACATACAGAGTCTTTTTACTATATTGTCCCGGGAGTTATTTCCTATCTGCTTCATAAAGCATAGAAATTCACTTAATATATATTCAGTAATCTCATGCAAACTTTGCTTTCTGTATATATCATGAATTATTCGTCCGTCATCCGGGATTATGAGGTTGTGGTAGTTTTGAGACAGCATATCCCTAACTCTTATAAAAATATTGGAAAGTACTCCCGCAAACCGTTCAGGATTCAGATTAAGTTTATGATATTCCGACTCGAAGCTCCGCATTTTCTTTTGCAGCAATTCCTCTTGCCCTATTTCAATATAATCGCAAAAAGCTTCAATATATTCTTTTATGTCAATAGAATCAAGGTTGGCTTCATCTGAAAAATCTCCTTGTATGTCATCCCATAAAACAAGGTTTCCCGATTGCTGGTAATAGAAACTATGCTGTTGTATCTTTTTTGCATCAGTATAAGAAATGTGGAGTTCATCAGCACTGCTGCATAATCTTCCCATAGAAACAAACAAGTCGGGCATTTTACGAAATATATCTTTCATATGTACAGAGAAGCGTGTAATACCTCCTCCTTGCAGTAGAACAACCCATAAATCGTCGATACAGATACACCTCATTTCTTTTTCATGTTCAAAAAGATTCGGAATTTCTGTATCATACTGTGTGGATTTTATAACAGCAACACGGTAAACATCATCACATAGTTTAAGCTCATTAAGGTTTACTGAGTCCGCATTGAGCTTACCGCAAATAAGGTCAGTAAGCTGCTTTTCATAAATAAGATTCATACTGGATTGAATACTTTTAAGCTTTTCCTTTTCGGATAAAATCATCTTACGTACCTTAACAATTGCCTCTTGCAGGTCATCCTCTTCTATAGGTTTAAGCTGAAAGGAAGAGACACCGGATTTAATGGCACTGCGGGCATATTCAAAATCGGAATAGCCGGTCAGAATAATAACCTTGCCATCGAATCCTCCTTCCCTTGCTTTTTCAAGCATTTCAGTTCCATACAATCCCGGCATCTTGATATCGGTAATACATAGGTCCGGGTTAAGCTCAAGCAGCATACGAAGGCCCTCATGCCCGTCCGCTGCTTCGCCGGCTATCTCATAACCAAGGCTGTCCCAATCAATGATAGCTTTTAGTCCAGCTCTCACTGCCGGCTCATCGTCAATTATTAAAACCTTGAGCATTGGGTTTACCATTCCTTTCCTAATATATTTTGATTTTTTACTGGCTGTTCCGGAAAAGAAATCCACACAGTTGTTCCTGTTCCGGGACTGCTATCTACCCTGATTCCATAGGATTCACCATAATAAAGCTTAATACGCTGATTTACATTTGAAAGTCCAATACTTTTTCCTGTCTTTCCACCTGCTTCTTTAATCTTACGGTGAACCTCCTCCAGCTTCTCACTTTCCATTCCAAGACCATTGTCCTTTACAGTTACAAGGACATTTTCATGCTGCCTATTAACTATAATGTCTATTTTTCCGCTTCCCTCTTTCTGCTCTAGTCCATGGACAAAAGCATTTTCAACAATAGGCTGTATCAATAGTGGTAGTACTTTGAGAATTTTCTCATCAATACCATTCTGAACATCAATGGTATAATCTACTCTGTCAGCAAAGCGGAACTTCTGAATTTCCAAGTAATTACGAACAAAATCCAGCTCACTTTTTAACGGCTGAGGATTGTCATCAAGCTCCAACAAACTGCGCATGGATTTCCCCAAAAGCTTTATTACTGTGGCAATTTCGCGCTGTCCACAGACATAAGCCTTCATTCGTATACTTTCAAGAGTGTTAAACAAAAAATGAGGATTAATCTGACTTGCCAACATTTTGAACTGAGCCTCATTCTGTTTTGTCAGCAGCTTTTGCTGCTGTAACTTGTGCTCATAATTTTCCTGTAAAAGCTTTTTCATATCACCAATCATCTTGATTAGGTCTGTATACAGTTCGGCAATCTCATCGCTGCCACTGATGCCCGGTGTAATGTCCAAATCTCCGGATGCCGCCCTGTGAATCTGAGTTCTTATAAATAAAATACGATCTGAAAAACTTCCAGTAAACAACAGCATAAGCAGTACAGGTACTACAAGACTAATAAATGCGATTGCAATTCCTGTTATATATGTAGCAAACACTTGCCGTTTGATATCACTAGTAGGCGTAATATTGATAATCTGTAATGTACTTCGTGTCTTCTGAGGAAGAAAGGATTCACAGACTATAAATACTTTTCTGTTTTCATAGGTTACATTCTTTAGAATTTGCTCACTGTCGCCGTAACTAGGATTTAGACCTTTTATATCAATTTTTGTGCCTAGCTTTTCCCGGTCATCTGCCAGCACAATACGGTCATTATCCACAGTCATAAGCATAGTTGTTCTTTCGTTCTGAATAACTGAGGTCAGGTAACTGTAGCTTACTCTCATTACCATAACTGCATAATTTCCATTGTCATCTATGCTAATACGACGTACTAATGCAAGGTAATAGGAATTATTATCTTTATTATAAAAACACTGCCATATCATGTTGCCGCCACTCCGAACCGCAGCCTTGTACCAAGCTTCTTTTCTAATTGCATCTGTGGTTTTAACAAAAAAACCGTTCTCACATATAGTACTATTATCAACATACATGGTAATAGCCTCTATTTGTCTGTAGTACTGTGTGTATTCCTTTAGAACAGGGTATTTTGATAAGGCATCTATAGACTCTAAAAAACTGCCGTATTTAGTTGAAATAATGTTTTTTAGCTGTTTGTCAAAATAGATTTTGTCCGATACATTAGTCATTAGATATAACAGCTCGTTAACGCGGTCTCGCACTCGAAGGGTATCTGTTTTAGCCTCATTAACCATACGTGAGTAAACAAGATTTGACATGCTGGAGGTTAAATACAGGCTCACGAAAAAAACCGGCAGAAGCACGGAAATTATGTAGATACCGATCATTTTTTTGCGTATCCGAATATTGTTCCAACCTTCTTTCAAACGCTTGATGAACACGATATTTATTCCACCCTTGCCGACACTGATATCACTTATATGATAGGTTTATTATAGCAATATTGTAAACCACATACAAACCTATTTCTATACATATCAAAGTGTAAGCGTCATAGCTATGGGGAGATCACGGGATGAAGTACCAATCTTTATAGTATAGTTTCCTGGATTAAAAACCCATCCTGAATTAATACAGAATTCCGAGAAAGTGCGTTCATCAAGTTTAAATGTAATAGTTTTAGTTTCACCGGGATTTAGGTATACTTTTTGAAATCCCTTCAAAGTACGAATAGGAGAAGCCTCCTTTTTTTCTGGCTCAACATATAACTGAACTGACTGTGCGCCAGACCTATTACCGGTGTTGGTAATATCAACACTTATTTCATAATCCTTGCAGGAACCGGAAATCTGTCTGTATGCGGCCTTCGTCAATGAAAACGTAGTATAGGACAAACCGTGTCCAAATGGAAAAAGTGGGGGAACATTGAAAGCATCGTGATAAGGGTATCCTACAAAAAGGCCTTCTGTGTAACAAACCTTCTCACCACCTGGATATTCACCCAGTGCCTTAACTCCTGTATCCTCCTCATTTAAAGGAATTGTGAATGGTAGGTGTCCACTGGGATTATAGTCTCCAAATAAAACTTCCGCTAATGCCGTTCCACTATGCATACCTGAAAAAAACCCCTGCATAACGGTATGTGCATTGTCTATCCATGGGCTCATATCAACAGGGGACCCGCTTATGATAATTACTACAGTATTTGGGTTTACTGCAAGAATTCTTTCCAGAAGTTTGTCCTGTTTATATGGCAATGTCATATCCGGTCTGTCACGACCTTCCGATTCCTGCTCGTGTCCGGTACCACCAATGAAAATAACTGCATCGGCAGTCTGTGCTGCCTGAATTGCTTCTTCTGTTAATCTCAATTCAATGTTTCTATATTCTTCATTTGCAGCTCTGGCCTTTTCCTCAATTTCGGCTCTAGTTTTTTCATCAGCATTAGAAGGTATATGAAATTCATGCTTAGAATACGTCTCATCGAGGCAACCCGGATAATATGACACTTTTGCTCCCCCTGCCAATCTCATAACTATGCCGGATAGAGGAGTAACCTCATATAGTGCCTTAACTGCTGCACTATCTCCACCAGTGGAGTGCTTTTTATCTGCATTATTACCAATAACAGCAACAGTTTTAATTTTGTCTGCATTAAGAGGCAGCACTTCTCTGTCATTTTTTAATAAAACAAAACTCTCTTTAGCAGCATCAAGTACTGTCTGTTGGTGTTGAGGCAGATTGAAACCACCTCGTTTTCGGTCTTTGGAGAACATATTCAATCTGAACATCAATTTTAGAATTCGTCTCACTTTTTCATTAAGAATACTCTCAGAGATTTTTCCCTTTTGAACAGCATTAATTAGTGGTTTTGCAAAAAAGTAGTCATCAAAATCAGAGGTTACGTTCATTTCAATGTCAAGGCCAGCTTTAGCCGGAGCCTCTGTATCATGTACTGCTCCCCAATCCGAAACCACAACGCCATCAAACCCCCACTCATTACGAAGAATTTCTGTAATTAACTTATGACTGTGACTACAAAATGTGCCGTTGAGCCTATTATATGCAGTCATAACAGTAAAAACTCCTGCCTTCACTGCTGCTTCAAATGCAGGAAAATACAGCTCCCTAAGTGTGCGTTCATCCACTTCTGCACTGACACTAAGTCTTTCCGTCTCCTGATTATTTGCAGCAAAATGCTTGACACAGGCTGCAACATCAAAACGCTGCACACCTTTTATAAAGGCTGATGCAAGTTCTGCTGTCAGTACAGGGTCTTCACTAAAGTATTCATAATTTCTACCACATAAAGGTGTACGGATAATGTTTACACCCGGTGCAAGAATAACATCTTTACCACGGCCCCTTGCTTCACAGCCCAGTACCTCTCCCACCCTTTCCGCAAGAGTTCTGTTAAAGGTTGCTGCAAGTGCTGTGCAGGAAGGCAAGTACGTAACAAAGTCCCAGTTACCACCCACTGTTTCCCAATGATCATCGGCAAACTCATTGCGTACACCCATAGGTCCGTCGGAAAACACAAGGGGAGGAATTCCTAACCTCGGTACCCCACCTGTACGGAATAACCCATTGCCATGACACATTCCCACCTTTTCCTCCAAAGTCATCATGGACAGTAGTTCCTCTATTTTTTCATCTATTTCGTTATACTGCATTTTATTCACTCCATAATTGATATTTTTATTTTGTTATTGCTGTTATTCCAGAATTCCAATCTTAAATGTTCCACAAAAAACTGTTGGTATAAATTTCTCCCCGTCCTCCTCATTTACAATAGTTCCACCTGTACACTCTGCTGCTTTAATGCCACATAGTTTTAAACTCCATGGTTTTCCCTCTCCCTTTGCTATTACAGTGATTTCGCCACCTTTACGGATTACTGAGACATTAAGTGCTTCGTTTCCATCCTTCTCGTAAACAGAAGTATTTGCATTAGCACCATCGGAAAGGGGCGTCAGCAGTAAGCAAACATCCTGTGCATATTCATAAACTGTTTCTTCCTGGCTATTACCCATAGCCAGAAGGCTTCCTGGGCGGACATACAATGGCAAGCTCATGTAATTGTGCTTTTCCCTGCGATAACTGCCTCCTGCAACAATTTCACCTGTCAGAAGGTTATACCACTGACCATTAGGTAAATAATAGTCCACTAATCCCGAGACCGTAAATACAGGTGCCACCAAGAGAGAATCCCCCAGCAAATACTGACGGTCAAGGGTTGTACATGCTGGGTCATCCTGAAACTCAAGAAACATTGCACGTGCTGTGGGCAATCCTTGCTTTGAGGCCTGAACCGCCGTTTTGTAAATATAAGGCATGAGGCGACATTTAAGTTTTGCAAAAAAACGCAGCACATCTACCGCCTCTTCGTCATATAGCCACGGTACACGGTAGCTGGTACTGCCATGGAGACGAGAATGCGATGACAGCATACCAAAGGCCAGCCACCTCTTATAAACATCAGCTGTAGCCGTATGCTCAAAGCCTCCGATGTCATGACTCCAGAAACCAAATCCGCACAGTCCTAGTGATAGACCTCCTCGTAAACTTTCAGCCATAGAGGAAAAGTCAGCAGAACAATCTCCTCCCCAGTGAACCGGAAACTTTTGACTGCCTACTGTAGCTGACCGTGCAAATACTACAGCCTCTTTATTTGCTGATTTCAAAGTATCAAAAACAGTCCTGTTATAAAGATAAGTGTAGAAGTTATGCATCTTCTCAGGATCTGAACCATCGTAATATATAACATCCTTTGTTGGAATACGTTCTCCAAAATCGGTTTTAAAACAATCTACACCCATATCAACCAGGTTAAGTAACTTTTCAGAAAACCACTTACACGCATAAGGATTGGTAAAATCAACAATAGCCATTCCCGGCTGCCACAAATCCCACTGCCAAACGCTGCCATCCTTTTTACGTATAAAATAGCCCTTTTCCATTCCTTCATTAAAAAGAACAGACTCCTGTGAAACATATGAATTAATCCATACACATATATGCAGTCCCTTTTCTTTTAGGTTGGCTAACATGGTTTTGGGATTAGGAAAAACATCTTTGTCCCAAATAAAATCACACCAGTTGAACTCTTTCATCCAAAAGCAATCAAAGTGGAATACTGATAGCGGAATATGCCGCTGACTCATTCCATTTATAAAGCTTGTGACAGTTTCTTCATCGTAATTAGTTGTAAATGAAGTGGAAAGCCATAGACCGAATGACCAGGTTGGCGGCATAGAAGGCCTTCCCGTAAGAGCAGTGTAGTTTGAAATCACTTCCTTACAGTCTGAACCCCCAATTATAAAATATTCCAATGATTCTCCTTCAACAGAAAATTGTGCACGTGATACTACTTCACTGCAAATTTCAAATGACACAAGACCCGGATTGTTTACAAAAACTCCATACCCTCGATTTGTTATATAAAAAGGGATATTTTTGTAGGATTGCTGGGTACAAGTACCTCCATCCTCATTCCAAATATCAACTGTCTGTCCATTTTTAACAAAGGGGGTAAACCTTTCACCCAAACCATATACACATTCTCCCACATCCAAATCAAGCTGTTCTCTCATATAGGTTTGACCGCTTTGATGTTTTATGTATGCAAGGTGCCGAAAGCCGCTCCCGGTTAGGCGTTCATCTCCCCTATAGTAGTCTATATTATAGCTATTTTTATCAATGCGAGCCTTAATGCTGCCACTTTCAAGCCACACTGCATCATTATCTTCAATAATTGATGGAGTGTGTCCGGGATAATTAAGTTCAAAATAAGGCCCGGTCTT contains:
- a CDS encoding sensor histidine kinase, with protein sequence MTNVSDKIYFDKQLKNIISTKYGSFLESIDALSKYPVLKEYTQYYRQIEAITMYVDNSTICENGFFVKTTDAIRKEAWYKAAVRSGGNMIWQCFYNKDNNSYYLALVRRISIDDNGNYAVMVMRVSYSYLTSVIQNERTTMLMTVDNDRIVLADDREKLGTKIDIKGLNPSYGDSEQILKNVTYENRKVFIVCESFLPQKTRSTLQIINITPTSDIKRQVFATYITGIAIAFISLVVPVLLMLLFTGSFSDRILFIRTQIHRAASGDLDITPGISGSDEIAELYTDLIKMIGDMKKLLQENYEHKLQQQKLLTKQNEAQFKMLASQINPHFLFNTLESIRMKAYVCGQREIATVIKLLGKSMRSLLELDDNPQPLKSELDFVRNYLEIQKFRFADRVDYTIDVQNGIDEKILKVLPLLIQPIVENAFVHGLEQKEGSGKIDIIVNRQHENVLVTVKDNGLGMESEKLEEVHRKIKEAGGKTGKSIGLSNVNQRIKLYYGESYGIRVDSSPGTGTTVWISFPEQPVKNQNILGKEW
- a CDS encoding glycoside hydrolase family 3 C-terminal domain-containing protein is translated as MQYNEIDEKIEELLSMMTLEEKVGMCHGNGLFRTGGVPRLGIPPLVFSDGPMGVRNEFADDHWETVGGNWDFVTYLPSCTALAATFNRTLAERVGEVLGCEARGRGKDVILAPGVNIIRTPLCGRNYEYFSEDPVLTAELASAFIKGVQRFDVAACVKHFAANNQETERLSVSAEVDERTLRELYFPAFEAAVKAGVFTVMTAYNRLNGTFCSHSHKLITEILRNEWGFDGVVVSDWGAVHDTEAPAKAGLDIEMNVTSDFDDYFFAKPLINAVQKGKISESILNEKVRRILKLMFRLNMFSKDRKRGGFNLPQHQQTVLDAAKESFVLLKNDREVLPLNADKIKTVAVIGNNADKKHSTGGDSAAVKALYEVTPLSGIVMRLAGGAKVSYYPGCLDETYSKHEFHIPSNADEKTRAEIEEKARAANEEYRNIELRLTEEAIQAAQTADAVIFIGGTGHEQESEGRDRPDMTLPYKQDKLLERILAVNPNTVVIIISGSPVDMSPWIDNAHTVMQGFFSGMHSGTALAEVLFGDYNPSGHLPFTIPLNEEDTGVKALGEYPGGEKVCYTEGLFVGYPYHDAFNVPPLFPFGHGLSYTTFSLTKAAYRQISGSCKDYEISVDITNTGNRSGAQSVQLYVEPEKKEASPIRTLKGFQKVYLNPGETKTITFKLDERTFSEFCINSGWVFNPGNYTIKIGTSSRDLPIAMTLTL
- a CDS encoding response regulator transcription factor → MDFFSGTASKKSKYIRKGMVNPMLKVLIIDDEPAVRAGLKAIIDWDSLGYEIAGEAADGHEGLRMLLELNPDLCITDIKMPGLYGTEMLEKAREGGFDGKVIILTGYSDFEYARSAIKSGVSSFQLKPIEEDDLQEAIVKVRKMILSEKEKLKSIQSSMNLIYEKQLTDLICGKLNADSVNLNELKLCDDVYRVAVIKSTQYDTEIPNLFEHEKEMRCICIDDLWVVLLQGGGITRFSVHMKDIFRKMPDLFVSMGRLCSSADELHISYTDAKKIQQHSFYYQQSGNLVLWDDIQGDFSDEANLDSIDIKEYIEAFCDYIEIGQEELLQKKMRSFESEYHKLNLNPERFAGVLSNIFIRVRDMLSQNYHNLIIPDDGRIIHDIYRKQSLHEITEYILSEFLCFMKQIGNNSRDNIVKRLCMYIEANYSKDLKLESLAKIFCYNSSYLGRIFRSGTGESFNSYLDHVRIRKAKEMLAEGKYKVYEISNMVGYKNIDYFYRKFKYYVGRKPRDYWGEVSELNTCVEKES
- the yicI gene encoding alpha-xylosidase, which produces MKFLNGYWLSKEGYSLHYPSKAYRIENCGDSLRIFAPCNPINHRGDTLGGPALTIELSSPATNIIHVKAYHYKGVKKTGPYFELNYPGHTPSIIEDNDAVWLESGSIKARIDKNSYNIDYYRGDERLTGSGFRHLAYIKHQSGQTYMREQLDLDVGECVYGLGERFTPFVKNGQTVDIWNEDGGTCTQQSYKNIPFYITNRGYGVFVNNPGLVSFEICSEVVSRAQFSVEGESLEYFIIGGSDCKEVISNYTALTGRPSMPPTWSFGLWLSTSFTTNYDEETVTSFINGMSQRHIPLSVFHFDCFWMKEFNWCDFIWDKDVFPNPKTMLANLKEKGLHICVWINSYVSQESVLFNEGMEKGYFIRKKDGSVWQWDLWQPGMAIVDFTNPYACKWFSEKLLNLVDMGVDCFKTDFGERIPTKDVIYYDGSDPEKMHNFYTYLYNRTVFDTLKSANKEAVVFARSATVGSQKFPVHWGGDCSADFSSMAESLRGGLSLGLCGFGFWSHDIGGFEHTATADVYKRWLAFGMLSSHSRLHGSTSYRVPWLYDEEAVDVLRFFAKLKCRLMPYIYKTAVQASKQGLPTARAMFLEFQDDPACTTLDRQYLLGDSLLVAPVFTVSGLVDYYLPNGQWYNLLTGEIVAGGSYRREKHNYMSLPLYVRPGSLLAMGNSQEETVYEYAQDVCLLLTPLSDGANANTSVYEKDGNEALNVSVIRKGGEITVIAKGEGKPWSLKLCGIKAAECTGGTIVNEEDGEKFIPTVFCGTFKIGILE